The following coding sequences are from one Eretmochelys imbricata isolate rEreImb1 chromosome 12, rEreImb1.hap1, whole genome shotgun sequence window:
- the PRSS54 gene encoding inactive serine protease 54, with the protein MQRRPGPRRVAGERGPGRTGPSLCRGSRTRGLVLLWLCISRSLAAGCGTQMSLTPSSSTQAFAAVGEFPWVVSIQDLQHNHLAFGSILSEHWILSAASSFQTRHPAFAEVRITDLNVQRKTQPQYSISTIVPHEDFNEITLDKNIALLKTATPVEFSDAVQPICFPSRNLTTATLENCWVSGWLHPTAGRRMAASFLRKLSVVDVDPCPLKRIVTTECSSHRDSDNVTGCLGDPGNPVMCQAKGTGDWVLNGVLSQGGMRCYGPFLYTKVAYYSDWISATTADAGVPVYPTFARGRSAFQVPAEDLEGSFEPAEKVFQSSVISEAGSDHGQPKQRPKDIKPAQEGLARAHTKSDPVYYDYYSGETLPISKGSLRQPQILTEMSAIFLLLGLLFY; encoded by the exons ATGCAGAGGAGACCGGGGCCAAGGCGGGTGGCGGGGGAAAG GGGTCCGGGCCGCACGGGTCCATCTCTTTGCCGGGGCAGCAGGACGAGAGGCCTGGTGCTGCTATGGCTGTGCATTTCCCGCTCCCTGGCAGCTG GATGTGGTACGCAGATGAGCTTGACACCATCTAGTTCCACGCAGGCGTTTGCAGCTGTGGGGGAATTCCCCTGGGTGGTGTCAATACAGGACCTACAGCACAACCACCTGGCCTTTGGCTCCATCCTGAGCGAGCACTGGATCCTGAGCGCTGCATCCAGCTTTCAGACAAG GCATCCGGCTTTTGCCGAGGTTCGTATAACGGATCTGAACGTGCAGAGGAAGACCCAGCCCCAGTACTCCATCAGCACCATCGTTCCCCATGAAGACTTCAACGAAATCACACTGGACAAGAACATTGCCCTGCTGAAGACAGCCACCCCAGTAGAGTTCAGTGATGCTGTTCAGCCCATCTGCTTCCCCAGCAGGAACCTCACCACAGCCACCCTGGAGAACTGCTGGGTGTCCGGGTGGCTCCACCCCACGGCAG GAAGGCGCATGGCAGCAAGCTTTCTAAGGAAGCTCTCAGTCGTGGATGTGGATCCCTGCCCCTTGAAGAGAATCGTTACCACCGAGTGCAGCAGCCACAGGGACTCCGACAATGTGACTGGCTGTTTG GGGGACCCAGGAAACCCAGTCATGTGCCAGGCTAAGGGAACCGGAGACTGGGTTCTGAATGGAGTGCTGAGTCAGGGCGGCATGAGATGCTATGGACCGTTTCTCTACACCAAAGTGGCCTATTACAGCGACTGGATTTCAGCCACAACAGCTGATGCAGGAGTCCCCGTATATCCCACTTTTGCCAGAGGGCGCTCCGCTTTCCAAGTGCCGGCTGAGGATTTGGAAGGTTCGTTTGAGCCAGCAGAGAAGGTGTTTCAATCCTCAGTCATCTCAGAAGCTGGGTCTGACCACGGCCAACCCAAGCAGCGACCGAAGGACATCAAGCCCGCCCAGGAAGGGCTAGCCAGGGCTCACACCAAGTCTGACCCAGTGTACTATGACTACTACAGTGGGGAAACGCTCCCCATTTCTAAGGGGAGCTTACGTCAGCCGCAGATCCTCACAGAAATGAGTGCTATTTTCCTTCTGCTTGGGCTCCTCTTTTACTAG